In Rubrivirga sp. SAORIC476, the following are encoded in one genomic region:
- a CDS encoding ParA family protein produces the protein MPVLTVCNHKGGTGKTTTSIHLAAALGRQGKRVLVVDLDPQGFLTRMLGAPEPPPEHSALGLLDGEADLRSFPVHSVSGFDLIGSSMALTRSLRRLTRPTDVLWLRETVRAGHDYDLLLLDTAAALSVYTMNALVASDHVVIPVTPEYQPVVGAEQTWQTAGLVQDKLNPRLAPPRFLLTQVDARLNRHARYAEYLRAKYGDAVLSTAIRTSSSLAVASRDGRTVFDSRHTTRGAVDYTAAAEEISGYVFGSGDGQVASAPSLSAPEAATPVPVESRSQAAAPAEPVAGATPVHAATEAADPTAIPAALFARPMLPSNEAAADTPPSSSGEAPSSGGWTSLDQL, from the coding sequence GTGCCTGTTCTGACAGTCTGCAATCACAAGGGGGGGACCGGGAAGACCACCACCTCGATCCACCTGGCCGCCGCGCTGGGGCGGCAGGGGAAGCGCGTCCTCGTGGTCGACCTCGACCCGCAGGGCTTTCTGACCCGCATGCTGGGAGCGCCGGAGCCCCCGCCGGAGCACTCCGCGCTGGGCCTCTTGGACGGCGAGGCGGACCTCCGGTCGTTCCCCGTCCACTCCGTGAGCGGCTTCGATCTGATCGGGTCCTCGATGGCGCTCACGCGCTCGCTGCGCCGCCTGACGCGCCCGACCGACGTGCTGTGGCTCCGTGAGACGGTGCGAGCCGGTCACGACTACGACCTGCTCCTGCTCGACACGGCGGCGGCCCTGTCGGTCTACACCATGAACGCGCTCGTCGCGTCCGACCACGTGGTGATCCCGGTCACGCCGGAATACCAGCCGGTGGTGGGCGCCGAGCAGACGTGGCAGACGGCGGGCCTCGTGCAGGACAAGCTCAACCCGCGTCTCGCGCCGCCGCGCTTCCTCCTCACGCAGGTCGACGCGCGCCTCAACCGGCACGCGCGCTACGCCGAGTACCTCCGGGCCAAGTACGGCGACGCCGTCCTCTCGACCGCCATCCGGACCTCCTCGTCGCTCGCCGTCGCCAGCCGCGACGGGCGGACGGTGTTCGACTCGCGCCACACGACCCGCGGGGCGGTCGACTACACGGCGGCAGCCGAGGAGATCTCCGGGTACGTGTTCGGGTCGGGCGACGGGCAGGTCGCCTCGGCGCCCTCCCTGTCGGCACCCGAGGCGGCGACGCCGGTCCCGGTCGAGTCCCGCTCGCAGGCGGCGGCTCCCGCCGAGCCGGTGGCCGGTGCGACGCCTGTGCACGCGGCGACGGAGGCCGCAGACCCGACCGCGATCCCGGCGGCGCTCTTCGCTCGCCCGATGCTCCCCTCGAATGAGGCGGCGGCCGACACCCCGCCTTCGTCATCCGGTGAGGCGCCGTCGTCCGGCGGATGGACGAGTTTGGACCAACTCTAG